The stretch of DNA ATAAACGtttattacaaattaattaaaatttattagtttagtTATTATCAGACATTTTCAACAACATTCTGACACGTTATTTAAGTAGATCGACGAGGGATGATCCACCAACAAATACCACTTACTTACATGTCTCTTTTACCATTTTTAATATCTTccactttaatttatatttatgaaaggAGTAAATACACGGATATCTAATTAAGGTagttacataaaaaattattattttatttattttatttatatatatttttaatatgtgtgaaatatttaaataggtTTTGAGACAAAAAGAGTAGTATAGTAATTTTCTTTTATCGGAATCACTTTTCATAATtgtttttcttatcttttttttttattaaaaaaaaatgtttctcacataaatttaatttcctTGTGTTTTGACTATAATTTCACCGTCTGAATCTAACGTGGTTTTGTTTGTCCTTTTAGTGTGGTATTGCttgattttatgttttattacagtttttgtttggtttatatTGACATATTATGTTTGATCTATTACTtattcaatcaataattttcgtgtctttaattttattgtcGTTTTAAGTTATTAACTAAGATGTGTTGTgaatttattatcaaattaattattttcgaTTTAAACAGCtttgaatttgttttgttttattttttatagatatattatatctaattaaataaattaatataattttttacttataatttagGTTCACTCCGTTGAATATCTAAAACATATTAGACCCATACTCGATGGTCTAGCCAtagatattaaaatttgtattaaagtTTAATGAAAATGCTAACATATATATCCTAAGAGTACGTATTAACGGTTCAAATGTACATAagaaattttatctttaaatttgtttttttaactatttaaaagtttaaatatcgtttttttaataatttttttaaaaatgtatcatAAAAACACGTGTTAACATGatctaaaatttaattcaattccAATTCTCAAAAGTTAGTTAATGGGATGATGAGAGTTTCAATTATCTTTGTCAACCTCTTAAGTCATTAAAGTAGGTGACAcaacaacaataaataaaaaactttcatatcatattaaaatttaaatttaggaCTAATCAAACATAAAAGATTTACTCATATTGTGGgattccttattttttttttaccaaaacaaACTCAATGCATTTCATTATTCAATAAACTATGAATTCAACGAGGtacgtattaaaaaaaatgataactaGTTCAAGAAATAGAATCTGGTCATCATGGAATCTCtaactattaaaaatattcacatgtaaaacaaatatattttacttcatgttgtttttattatatatctaaataaaaatggatGAATACTTGAGCAACAAGCAATGAATTTTGTGTATTCATATAACAGAGCGCAAAAAAGATGTGAGTTTCCTCACAAATCTTCAAGGTGCATCCGAAAAGTTAAAAATCTTCAATGCTGATCTTAGTATTCCAGAAAGTTTCAATGCAGCAATTGAAGGGTGTATAGGAATATTTCACACTGCTACTCCAATTGATTTAGAAATGAACGAATCAGAAGAAATAGTGACAAAAAGAAGCATTGATGGAGCATTGGGAATATTAAAAGCATGCATAAATTCAAAGACAGTGAAGAGAGTTATTTACACTTCAAGTGCTTCAGCTGTATATTGGCAAGATAAAGATGAAGATGTAATGGATGAGAATTATTGGAGTGATGAAAATCTTCTTAGAGATTTGAAGCCATTTGCTTGGTCATATTCAATTTCTAAAACAATGGCTGAGAAAGCTGTTTTAGAATTTGGACAACAACATGGGTTAGATGTTGTGACTATAATACCAACTTTTATTCTTGGACCCTTCATTTGTCCTAAGCTTCCTGGCTCAATCTATACCTCTTTGTCTTTGTTATTTGGTAAGTCTTACAATTttgtagtttattttttatttctctctttttatttGATAAGTCTTATAGTTATGAACTTTTTTAATCCAAACATTATAAGAGTTAGAAGATGGAAATTTAACTAAATAGTAAACAACTTTGTTTTAACTATTATTTGTTGAGAAGTTGAATTTCGCACAACTAAAAAACAACGAAAAGAGATACTAAAGATGAAACTggttatcaattttaatatatctaataCTTTTTTAGCAATAATTTGTTAGACGAATTTTTTTCAATAGTAATGACTtttgtgtttttaaatttttaattttcaacgttgattcaattatttataatagtgtgAACCAGTGAACTAATAATCAATTACATgattaaatcataaatattaattgattttaattttagttttaatttttcaactgcttcattttataaattataaacctCATCAAAATTGCAACCGGTGGATTGAATTGTTTactatatgtaatttttttcttttgctaACCAAACATAACGGTTTCGATACAAGTTACAAGACTTTATAAGTCATTTCATAATCTTGATCTCCCTATCTAATTTGTGGAATTTGCAAAAAAATGTTCATTTtaaacattcttaattaattgTAGGGGACAAGAATCCATTTGGCTTCTCTCGTCTACATATGGTGCATGTTGATGACGTGGCACGAGCACATATATTTCTACTCGAGCATCCTAATCCAAAAGGGAGATATAATTGTTCACCATTTATTGCAACTATTGATGAAATAGCTCAATTTATTTCGTCCAAATACCCTGAATTTCATATACCAACACTAGAGTGAGTTCTAATGTCATCTTCCATGAAAAATCCTTTGTTTGATTAATGCGATTTTTCcttttattataactaatattcaatttattttcttcttctagtGAGCTTAAGGAAATTAAAGGCGACAAGCTTCCACATTTAACCTCAAAAAAACTCATGGATGCTGGATTCGAGTTTAAGCATAGTCTTGAGGACATGTTTGACGATACAATTCAGTGTTGCAAGATAAATGGTTATTTGAGTGTATGAAGTTACCAAAGAAAATGAGAAATAGTAGTAACTTATATGTCAAGTTTAGTAACTATATATACACACCAATGTTATATCGGTGGATAATGGTTGTGTTATTTCACaatgtaatattattatatcataagGATTTATGTGAGGATACTAAATGCTTTGtggaatcatttttttttcttccattttccaTTTTCCATATacctttttcattttccttcttcttcctatcacaattattatttattgttgggaaaaattTAGAATCCATAGTCATATGttcatattaaatataaaacataaacaaGAAACACACTTTATAAATACATGGTTCCTATTACAAATAacagaaaagaaagaaaggatgaaagaatgaattattattataaagaatAGAAAAGAGTACATCTTATATACTAAGAATTTCTAACTAACTTTGtaactaacttaatataaaaaactaatttattacatccaatATCCCCCCTCAAGCTGcagcatatatatttttaatgctCAGCTTGGACAAAAGAGACTGAAAATGAGCTGGATGCAATGGTTGGGTGTGAAGATCTGCCAATTGGGCCAAAGTGGGAATTGATAGAAGTTTGATGATGTTAGCTTGNNNNNNNNNNNNNNNNNNNNNNNNNNNNNNNNNNNNNNNNNNNNNNNNNNNNNNNNNNNNNNNNNNNNNNNNNNNNNNNNNNNNNNNNNNNNNNNNNNNNNNNNNNNNNNNNNNNNNNNNNNNNNNNNNNNNNNNNNNNNNNNNNNNNNNNNNNNNNNNNNNNNNNNNNNNNNNNNNNNNNNNNNNNNNNNNNNNNNNNNNNNNNNNNNNNNNNNNNNNNNNNNNNNNNNNNNNNNNNNNNNNNNNNNNNNNNNNNNNNNNNNNNNNNNNNNNNNNNNNNNNNNNNNNNNNNNNNNNNNNNNNNNNNNNNNNNNNNNNNNNNNNNNNNNNNNNNNNNNNNNNNNNNNNNNNNNNNNNNNNNNNNNNNNNNNNNNNNNNNNNNNNNNNNNNNNNNNNNNNNNNNNNNNNNNNNNNNNNNNNNNNNNNNNNNNNNNNNNNNNNNNNNNNNNNNNNNNNNNNNNNNNNNNNNNNNNNNNNNNNNNNNNNNNNNNNNNNNNNNNNNNNNNNNNNNNNNNNNNNNNNNNNNNNNNNNNNNNNNNNNNNNNNNNNNNNNNNNNNNNNNNNNNNNNNNNNNNNNNNNNNNNNNNNNNNNNNNNNNNNNNNNNNNNNNNNNNNNNNNNNNNNNNNNNNNNNNNNNNNNNNNNNNNNNNNNNNNNNNNNNNNNNNNNNNNNNNNNNNNNNNNNNNNNNNNNNNNNNNNNNNNNNNNNNNNNNNNNNNNNNNNNNNNNNNNNNNNNNNNNNNNNNNNNNNNNNNNNNNNNNNNNNNNNNNNNNNNNNNNNNNNNNNNNNNNNNNNNNNNNNNNNNNNNNNNNNNNNNNNNNNNNNNNNNNNNNNNNNNNNNNNNNNNNNNNNNNNNNNNNNNNNNNNNNNNNNNNNNNNNNNNNNNNNNNNNNNNNNNNNNNNNNNNNNNNNNNNNNNNNNNNNNNNNNNNNNNNNNNNNNNNNNNNNNNNNNNNNNNNNNNNNNNNNNNNNNNNNNNNNNNNNNNNNNNNNNNNNNNNNNNNNNNNNNNNNNNNNNNNNNNNNNNNNNNNNNNNNNNNNNNNNNNNNNNNNNNNNNNNNNNNNNNNNNNNNNNNNNNNNNNNNNNNNNNNNNNNNNNNNNNNNNNNNNNNNNNNNNNNNNNNNNNNNNNNNNNNNNNNNNNNNNNNNNNNNNNNNNNNNNNNNNNNNNNNNNNNNNNNNNNNNNNNNNNNNNNNNNNNNNNNNNNNNNNNNNNNNNNNNNNNNNNNNNNNNNNNNNNNNNNNNNNNNNNNNNNNNNNNNNNNNNNNNNNNNNNNNNNNNNNNNNNNNNNNNNNNNNNNNNNNNNNNNNNNNNNNNNNNNNNNNNNNNNNNNNNNNNNNNNNNNNNNNNNNNNNNNNNNNNNNNNNNNNNNNNNNNNNNNNNNNNNNNNNNNNNNNNNNNNNNNNNNNNNNNNNNNNNNNNNNNNNNNNNNNNNNNNNNNNNNNNNNNNNNNNNNNNNNNNNNNNNNNNNNNNNNNNNNNNNNNNNNNNNNNNNNNNNNNNNNNNNNNNNNNNNNNNNNNNNNNNNNNNNNNNNNNNNNNNNNNNNNNNNNNNNNNNNNNNNNNNNNNNNNNNNNNNNNNNNNNNNNNNNNNNNNNNNNNNNNNNNNNNNNNNNNNNNNNNNNNNNNNNNNNNNNNNNNNNNNNNNNNNNNNNNNNNNNNNNNNNNNNNNNNNNNNNNNNNNNNNNNNNNNNNNNNNNNNNNNNNNNNNNNNNNNNNNNNNNNNNNNNNNNNNNNNNNNNNNNNNNNNNNNNNNNNNNNNNNNNNNNNNNNNNNNNNNNNNNNNNNNNNNNNNNNNNNNNNNNNNNNNNNNNNNNNNNNNNNNNNNNNNNNNNNNNNNNNNNNNNNNNNNNNNNNNNNNNNNNNNNNNNNNNNNNNNNNNNNNNNNNNNNNNNNNNNNNNNNNNNNNNNNNNNNNNNNNNNNNNNNNNNNNNNNNNNNNNNNNNNNNNNNNNNNNNNNNNNNNNNNNNNNNNNNNNNNNNNNNNNNNNNNNNNNNNNNNNNNNNNNNNNNNNNNNNNNNNNNNNNNNNNNNNNNNNNNNNNNNNNNNNNNNNNNNNNNNNNNNNNNNNNNNNNNNNNNNNNNNNNNNNNNNNNNNNNNNNNNNNNNNNNNNNNNNNNNNNNNNNNNNNNNNNNNNNNNNNNNNNNNNNNNNNNNNNNNNNNNNNNNNNNNNNNNNNNNNNNNNNNNNNNNNNNNNNNNNNNNNNNNNNNNNNNNNNNNNNNNNNNNNNNNNNNNNNNNNNNNNNNNNNNNNNNNNNNNNNNNNNNNNNNNNNNNNNNNNNNNNNNNNNNNNNNNNNNNNNNNNNNNNNNNNNNNNNNNNNNNNNNNNNNNNNNNNNNNNNNNNNNNNNNNNNNNNNNNNNNNNNNNNNNNNNNNNNNNNNNNNNNNNNNNNNNNNNNNNNNNNNNNNNNNNNNNNNNNNNNNNNNNNNNNNNNNNNNNNNNNNNNNNNNNNNNNNNNNNNNNNNNNNNNNNNNNNNNNNNNNNNNNNNNNNNNNNNNNNNNNNNNNNNNNNNNNNNNNNNNNNNNNNNNNNNNNNNNNNNNNNNNNNNNNNNNNNNNNNNNNNNNNNNNNNNNNNNNNNNNNNNNNNNNNNNNNNNNNNNNNNNNNNNNNNNNNNNNNNNNNNNNNNNNNNNNNNNNNNNNNNNNNNNNNNNNNNNNNNNNNNNNNNNNNNNNNNNNNNNNNNNNNNNNNNNNNNNNNNNNNNNNNNNNNNNNNNNNNNNNNNNNNNNNNNNNNNNNNNNNNNNNNNNNNNNNNNNNNNNNNNNNNNNNNNNNNNNNNNNNNNNNNNNNNNNNNNNNNNNNNNNNNNNNNNNNNNNNNNNNNNNNNNNNNNNNNNNNNNNNNNNNNNNNNNNNNNNNNNNNNNNNNNNNNNNNNNNNNNNNNNNNNNNNNNNNNNNNNNNNNNNNNNNNNNNNNNNNNNNNNNNNNNNNNNNNNNNNNNNNNNNNNNNNNNNNNNNNNNNNNNNNNNNNNNNNNNNNNNNNNNNNNNNNNNNNNNNNNNNNNNNNNNNNNNNNNNNNNNNNNNNNNNNNNNNNNNNNNNNNNNNNNNNNNNNNNNNNNNNNNNNNNNNNNNNNNNNNNNNNNNNNNNNNNNNNNNNNNNNNNNNNNNNNNNNNNNNNNNNNNNNNNNNNNNNNNNNNNNNNNNNNNNNNNNNNNNNNNNNNNNNNNNNNNNNNNNNNNNNNNNNNNNNNNNNNNNNNNNNNNNNNNNNNNNNNNNNNNNNNNNNNNNNNNNNNNNNNNNNNNNNNNNNNNNNNNNNNNNNNNNNNNNNNNNNNNNNNNNNNNNNNNNNNNNNNNNNNNNNNNNNNNNNNNNNNNNNNNNNNNNNNNNNNNNNNNNNNNNNNNNNNNNNNNNNNNNNNNNNNNNNNNNNNNNNNNNNNNNNNNNNNNNNNNNNNNNNNNNNNNNNNNNNNNNNNNNNNNNNNNNNNNNNNNNNNNNNNNNNNNNNNNNNNNNNNNNNNNNNNNNNNNNNNNNNNNNNNNNNNNNNNNNNNNNNNNNNNNNNNNNNNNNNNNNNNNNNNNNNNNNNNNNNNNNNNNNNNNNNNNNNNNNNNNNNNNNNNNNNNNNNNNNNNNNNNNNNNNNNNNNNNNNNNNNNNNNNNNNNNNNNNNNNNNNNNNNNNNNNNNNNNNNNNNNNNNNNNNNNNNNNNNNNNNNNNNNNNNNNNNNNNNNNNNNNNNNNNNNNNNNNNNNNNNNNNNNNNNNNNNNNNNNNNNNNNNNNNNNNNNNNNNNNNNNNNNNNNNNNNNNNNNNNNNNNNNNNNNNNNNNNNNNNNNNNNNNNNNNNNNNNNNNNNNNNNNNNNNNNNNNNNNNNNNNNNNNNNNNNNNNNNNNNNNNNNNNNNNNNNNNNNNNNNNNNNNNNNNNNNNNNNNNNNNNNNNNNNNNNNNNNNNNNNNNNNNNNNNNNNNNNNNNNNNNNNNNNNNNNNNNNNNNNNNNNNNNNNNNNNNNNNNNNNNNNNNNNNNNNNNNNNNNNNNNNNNNNNNNNNNNNNNNNNNNNNNNNNNNNNNNNNNNNNNNNNNNNNNNNNNNNNNNNNNNNNNNNNNNNNNNNNNNNNNNNNNNNNNNNNNNNNNNNNNNNNNNNNNNNNNNNNNNNNNNNNNNNNNNNNNNNNNNNNNNNNNNNNNNNNNNNNNNNNNNNNNNNNNNNNNNNNNNNNNNNNNNNNNNNNNNNNNNNNNNNNNNNNNNNNNNNNNNNNNNNNNNNNNNNNNNNNNNNNNNNNNNNNNNNNNNNNNNNNNNNNNNNNNNNNNNNNNNNNNNNNNNNNNNNNNNNNNNNNNNNNNNNNNNNNNNNNNNNNNNNNNNNNNNNNNNNNNNNNNNNN from Cicer arietinum cultivar CDC Frontier isolate Library 1 chromosome 3, Cicar.CDCFrontier_v2.0, whole genome shotgun sequence encodes:
- the LOC101497823 gene encoding vestitone reductase-like produces the protein MAEEKGRVCVTGGTGFLGSWIIKRLLEDGYSVNTTIRADPERKKDVSFLTNLQGASEKLKIFNADLSIPESFNAAIEGCIGIFHTATPIDLEMNESEEIVTKRSIDGALGILKACINSKTVKRVIYTSSASAVYWQDKDEDVMDENYWSDENLLRDLKPFAWSYSISKTMAEKAVLEFGQQHGLDVVTIIPTFILGPFICPKLPGSIYTSLSLLFGDKNPFGFSRLHMVHVDDVARAHIFLLEHPNPKGRYNCSPFIATIDEIAQFISSKYPEFHIPTLDELKEIKGDKLPHLTSKKLMDAGFEFKHSLEDMFDDTIQCCKINGYLSV